ACACCTACAAAGGAAATGTCTGTTGGAGTGAAAAACACTGAACAAAATCTATGTTATGTGATATTTTGATTCCCCCAAGGACTGAGAAGTGAAAGAACCAGCTCCCTGAATGCTCCCTGAACGTTTTTGGGAGCTTTGCTTGGAATGTTTATGGAGTAGGGTTATAATCCTTTGATTTGCAtctctcttcttcatcttcttctgctCAACAtaatggccaggatccaaagaacagTACAACTAGTGCTGCGTGCCAAAAGAAGGCTTGAGCTTATGTTTCTCAAACAGCAGCCAACATGCCTTATGGAACACAATGTTTGTGAAACTAAGGatactttcaaaagcagtttgtgtaCTATATTGCATGCAGGCCTCCTCTTCAATAATAATATAAACCCCCCCAAAAATCCCATTGGGCATGCTTAAACCCTACGGCATACCTAAAGTTGCTCTCTGGACTATGGCTATTAAGTGTAGGTCAGCACTGAGTGATTTGAAGAATGTGCCCATGTAGAAAAACACAAGCACTTAGAGCTATCGCCGATATTAATCTAAATAGAATCTAGGTCAAATTTTCTTTGGCATCACATGTTTGGAATCTTGCTGAAAAAAATCTGGCAGCCTTTCCAAAATCCTACAAGATTCTGTCAGATCTGGGTCACATTCATCACCTGCAGCATCAAAGAGATGGGGtggcacacacagagaaagagaaaaacaggtttgcgggggggggggagagggaggagagagcagGGACTGGGAGGGAGATATGGGTACATATAACTAGAGAAAGTGATGAGGTTGCAGAAAGAGGAGGGGCATGTAATGAGGCAAACTCCACCCACTTCTGGCTCTGATCCCAACACCAGTGGCATAAAGTGTCAGTTTACCCctaagagtggctgggaaaacccagctagatgggcagggtattattattattattattattattattattattattattattattattattagataatgCAGTCCTTGGCAGGAGaaaaaggttccctactcctTATGTAAATGAACTTTTAAAAGCTGAGGGTTGTATATGTCTGAATATGGGGATATTTTTTATGTACAGATAATATGCTGAGAAGTAATCAGATATAGAAAAAAAACATAAggaatgtatttctttttaaatttcaaGCGTGAATTCAAGCAATCTActtctgctgtttgtttttacagAAGATCTCTCTTTAACTCAGGGGGGACTTAAGATAATATTCCTGTACCTGAGGTAACTTGACCTGGATGAACTGTGTTGGCTCTTTCTCACTCTTATACACGTGGAAGTTTTCCTTCAGAGATTTGATGTTGTACATACGATCGCTAGAGAAAGGAGACACGGGCCTTGTGAAGATTTTCTTGTGTTGTACTTTAAAGGCTTTAGGCTCTGTTAGATATGGAAATGAGGGAGAGAGTTGGATTTTTGACAGTATTCTTAAAACACAAGGAAAAACATGTAATGGCTTCTATATAGTGGGCGTGCTACATGTATTAAATTCTCACTGTGAAAGGATTTCCCCCCTGAACACACTATTCTCAtttatgccaggggtggggaacctttggccctccagatgttgctagcaagcatggccgatggtcagggatgatggaaattgtagttcatcaacatctgctTATGCACCTGGTGTATGCAAAGAGTGAACTCATTACTTAATTGTGGATCCTTATCACCACTGACAAGATGGAGGTGTCAGCATGCCTAaggaaaccccaaggtttgcagaagtaccaaaaaTGTAAAGGAGCAAAAGTTCAGGGGGGGAACCCTGAACATAGTCCAATAAAGAATGATCATGATCATTGACCACAGAATGCTGACCAATGTTGAGAGGTGGTAAAATGGACATGGCCACACCTATGCAATCAAGGGTATTcaggtaaaggaatccagggactcactggtttggcaaaccCCGAAAGGGGTTTGGCCCgtgcccaagtccaggggacatcagggtggttGATTGGcactccctccatcagctgtccctggtgttcatccttggctgtcctatgaacgtggctctgggacagagCTGCTTGCATGGGTGCTGGGAActagttgaaccagaacctatgcaaccactcacttgattgtaatcaataaagttgtgccctaaatttctgccaaaaaccaaaccaaaaatctgactcctgtgtgaatttatttaagtgaaaggtaaaaggtctaaacacgcaactggCTCCCACATTACACCACACGGCAATGCTTTGTTACAGGTCCCACTCATGAAAGTGGAATTTTGAATGGTCAGGATGGTAGTCAGTGCCAAAATTCTATGCATAAGAGATGTCAGCAAACACATGAAATGCCACAGCGCACTGCAGGCTCAAAGTCCACATGGCTTGAAAGACTTGTCAGACTTGGTAgtatagagcaggcttcctcaaccttggccctccagatgttttgagactacaattcccagcatccctgaccactggtcctgctagctagggatcatgggagttgtaggccaaaaacatctggagggctgaggttgaggaagcctggtatagagTAAGGTCATAACAGTGACATCTCTTTCTCAAACTGCTAACTGGCCATTTGTGTCTTCTATTCACTTGCAGGCGTAAAGCAACAATCCCATCTTTGCATGCCAGGATTTTGCATTCCAGGTGGTTGGGTAAAAGGAAGGTCACtggggatcatagctgtcaactttccccttattcacttattccgaataggattccttgcaagaaaagggaatagttgacagctatgctggggaTCTGAACTGGAAGCATTGCCAAGTGGATTGCACTGTGAATCATTTGGGAGCCCAATGTTCCTGCTATGTGGCTCGATTATGTATGTGAAATAAGTTACCTTTCAGATGCCACCTTGGGAGGCTTAGTCCTGAAAGACACCATGTAAGTACTTTAAACAAAATGTCTTTGTAAGATTTCTAATGGTTCACTACAAATGCAAGGTTGATTTGACCTTAAAAAGGCTCATTCATCATGGCTGCCAACTTCCTTTGGTAAGGAAAGGCTTGCTGAGTTCTCCAAAATTTGCCAAATGACAGATGCTGCTGTAGGTATTTAAAAGGGGGAGTGAGATTAaagtgtgtatttttatttttatttttaaaaaaaggctgaaaGGCAAGCTACCTGTCCAAAGACCACGAGGTCTCTCACTTAGTCCTGGAATAAATGGGTTGTGGAGGCTGTTCTGTAAAAGACCATGTTGTTTGAGATATACTGTTCTCTCTCCTCTGGACATATTTTGCAAAGACTGGAGCAGcattttttcctcttcctcaCGAAGAAGCTTAGGTAACATCATTATGGAGTTGAAAACAGTTGAccgtttattttctttattttcttgttcTTCTGGACATCTTAGATCTTTGAAATGGGGTTGCTCAAATCCTCTTTTGCCCTTATCCAAGTTCTTCTGAAAAGGCTCTGGTAGACATATCCTTTGAAAAACAAACCAGCACCCATCATCAATCTGTTGCTCCTTGTTGGAAATTTCTTCAGTTGCCTTCTCTCCATCAGGCCATTTATTGACTAGAGTCTTTCTAAGGAACTCGATGACAGCTGCTGCATCCCCTCCTTTGACCTGGCAACTTCTCAACAACTTTATAAGCACAGCTGAATTCTCTACTGACTGGATGCGTTGTGGGTTTAATGGCTCAGAATGATCCACGATAGACCTCCATTGAGCTTCTTCCACAACTTTACTGACATTTGGACCTTCTATGATGCATTCCTGCTGAATCCCACAGTCATATTCTAAAAACTCTTTGAGCAATTCCAAACCAAGCATGTCCTGAGTTTTATGTACCATAGTACAGGAAGCAAGTCTTTTCATGTGTCGGAGTAGGTCGGTTTCTGCAGCCAGACGCAGGAGCTgctgaaaaagaaaaccaaaacatagGTCACACTTTAGCCATCTCCTCTTAAGGTAATCCTGGGAGAATTAATTAGTCCAGTACAAATCAAGTTTCATCCCAAATAGTGACTCAAAcagattattcttattcttattaaaaATGGGGGATTAATTCAAGTATGTGTAAGTATGGACAATGTACAATCTTTTCCACAAATTTATTCCTACTTCCTTTCAGAGCTGGCAAGGGAAAAGAGATAATAAACAGCAGTGCCCATACATCATAAACAGCGGCACTGTTAGCTAGCTCCATGGGTGGCTTGAGGCTCAGAGTTGAGAGAAATGCCAAACAGTGCAACACAACAGGGCAGCAAAGCTCAAATGGCTTGTTTTAAACAAACCCATAGAAATCAGTGGGGATACTTTGGAATATGCTGTTAAAGCTACAAGAGATGGGGAAAAGACTATTTTGTTTCCTGGGTCAGAAAATCCCAGTGGTGACCCTCCAGTGATGCTAAATCTTATTGCAACTAAACCAAGACATGGACAATTTGCTACACTTTTAAGAGTACCTctaataaaccatggcttggtatTATGTGCAAACTAAACCTGTGCAAGCATACCCTTAGGGACAGTTACATGCAAATCTAAACAGCCTCCAGCCCCTCTTATCCCCAAGTTTCACCTGTGTCCCCTTGCTTTCCCTTCCCAGCTGTTTATTATGGCTCAGCTCCAAAAATAATGAACAGAATGAAATTCATGGAAAGAACTTTCCCACCATCTTCTCTCCTTGTGCCTCCTGAAAATTCTGTATGGTTGGGTGTGCCGTCCTATATACAGTGTGGGATGGGGTGCAGGGAGCTTCTGGGGGAGAAGGGATTAACCCAAATCTGAACAGAGCCCCCCATTTTGGCAATTCCCTCTCCCCCAGCAAGCTCCATGCCCATTATACAGAGTTCAGGGTGAGCCCCATATCCTCTGGAGAGGCTTTTAAGGGGGCACAGACAGCTTAGAGGTGGTGGGGGGTGGTTtaggatttccccccttctttccatgaactttcttccatatacttatcttaggatccaagcctaTATCTGTACAAACTTCAGTTAAGGATGAACTGGTGAATTTTGTGGCACATATAAGTCATGCTCTAGTAAGCATCCTCCCACTGCAACCAGTGCCCTTGCCACTGcaacccttcccttccccataGGCCAATTAAAACACACAGATTCATGCATTCACTTAGCCCATCGTCCTTTGAGACTCTATCTGACTGTTGCCACAGGCCTGCCTCACGACAGTCTCAGCTACTTCAGTGTACCACTGGGAGCCACAAGAAGAGGCATGGCAGCAGTAAGCCACCAGTAATCTGTAAACTGTCAGCGTGAATGGAAATTGCATCCCATGAGGAGAGAAACAAGCTGCCTTTgagcattggggtgtgtgtgtgtgtgtgtgtgtgtgtaagagagagcgagagaggtgTGGGTCTGATGTGCCCGCTTTACAACTATTTTCCAGAGATGAATGAGTGTCTGGAAAAGAGTATTTATGAAAATATTCTTCTGCCAATTGTCTTGCTGTCCTAAAAAGCAGTAGGGGAAAGGAAGAACTATCCCCCAAACACAAAAACACTCAAGTGGCAAGTCAGTGAATGCCTAAATTTCTTTCTGGCATGGTAAAATGCACTCCTCAATAGGATCACTATAATCTAGATGAAATGGAATTTGATGGGACCCTGTCCTGTTTGGCAGCATTTGCTCTCTGAAGATGCACCagttccaaaaaaataaaataaaaataaaaatatgacagAGCACCATTTGTCCAAGCCAAGATAACTTGCCTTGCCATGGCAATGTGGGAAGCTGAAAATGCAAGCCATGTGAACTGGTACCAAGCTTGTGGATAAACAGATTTCTGCTTCCAATGCTAGCAGTCCCCAACTCACCTTCTATCAGTTACCGGTAATTATTCATCCTTAGCCATCCCTATTTGGAAGTTATGTTCTCTGGGGCTGTTGCCCATTGTTTCAAACAGCGACACTACTGAAGAATTTCCAATTAAAACTTTCATAGACAGCAAGCTGTTGTAAAGCTAGCATGTGATGTGCAAATTTTAGATATTAgattaaagtgtgtgtgtctgtgtgtgtgtgtgtgtgtgtgtgtgtgtgagagagagagagagagagagagagagagagagagagagagagagagagagagagagattttaaaacaaaaaagacagtTGTTGATGGGGCAATCATTGTTAAAATGGTTGAGTTTCTAGCTGTTGGTCCAAAATGCTTCGGATATGTTTCAGTGCATTAAAGATGGTCAGGTTATGCCTTGGTTTAGTTTCAGCTTTTTGCATTCCTCAAATGAGCATGTGACCAAACAGTCCTACAGTACTATAAGCTGTACTCCaatctatgcattttttaaaattttgtgtaCAATGCATATGCGTCACTTGCAGAGGCAAGTGAAATAGTTCAGGTTGTTACCAGTGCCGTCCAACTTATGCACATGCGGCATATCAACACGGCTcacaacagaatgttaaaatttCACAGCAAACCCTGAATCCTGGCAACCATAGCATGtccttgtctcctcctcctgtatgTACACAGAGTGAGAGGCGGTGACTGAAAATGAGGGTCAGATTATTTACAAGGGGAAATCTCGGAAGCTTTAAATATTTGTGGCTGATGTAAGAAAAATCGCAGAGAGCTAATTGGCAGAATCTGGGACCAGGGAAATGTCATTCAAACTGATTATTATTTCTAAAGTGACTGAGAAAAGTGTGCAGTGCCAAAGTCCGAATGGCTTTAGGTGTTCTAAAGACATTGGGGTGTGGTGGGGAGGTGCAGCgaagaggaaaaacaagcaaGTTACATTTAGTCTTCCATTGCTTGTTTCAGAATTCTGAAACTGGAGCTGCTTCGTCTCCCCCTCCAGGGTGATTCCAGAGCTAAAAGAGACAGCGCACATATGCCCACGTGAAGAAAGAAAGGTGGATCAGCTGTAGACCTCCTACACAAACAGAAGAAGCACTTTTTCTCCCTTGTCTCAAGGGTCCAACATGGCTCTCAGTTTCCTTTAACTTTATGAGTATTTGTTAATTTATCTCATAAGGGTCACGGTGTTAGGCATCATGAGACTTGAAGCAGAAGAGCCCATTCAGCCGCCAGATGGAGATTCCTTATTCTCTGCACCATAGAGCTGCTTTCTGAAGGAAGGAACCATAAGCAGTTCAAGCTGGGGTGCTAACAGTACAGATCGGAATGCTTTCAGGCATGGTTAGTTGCATTGCTAATTGAAATTAGAAGATACCTTTTATTTTACTGGTTTAAGAAATTTATATcctattttttgtgggggggggggatcctcacaaggcagcaaagaaaagcaGATAAACTAAACTACGTATTATGCAAGTATATAAATACGCaattcaaaacattaaaacaatcaATAACATGCAAATAGATCATAAAATAGGGTGCAATCAAAATAAATCAGTCCCAGTGCCAGTGCTTCCTTGCCTGCTGTAGCTCAACATAGGCAGTTTATTAAAAGAATGTGGAAGACTATCAAgctgtctttcttcttcttcgtacCAGTTCCCTGCCAGCCTGCCTCCATTTTGCACCTTCTCCTTGGTACATATCACCATTTCAGCCACTGAACCAAGGCATCTGGAATGGTCAGttgtgctgctggttttttaGCTTAGCGTATTTTCTCACAGTTACCAGGTTCATATACACATAACATTTCTGCGAAAACCAAA
Above is a window of Lacerta agilis isolate rLacAgi1 chromosome 3, rLacAgi1.pri, whole genome shotgun sequence DNA encoding:
- the LOC117044611 gene encoding uncharacterized protein LOC117044611, which gives rise to MKRLASCTMVHKTQDMLGLELLKEFLEYDCGIQQECIIEGPNVSKVVEEAQWRSIVDHSEPLNPQRIQSVENSAVLIKLLRSCQVKGGDAAAVIEFLRKTLVNKWPDGEKATEEISNKEQQIDDGCWFVFQRICLPEPFQKNLDKGKRGFEQPHFKDLRCPEEQENKENKRSTVFNSIMMLPKLLREEEEKMLLQSLQNMSRGERTVYLKQHGLLQNSLHNPFIPGLSERPRGLWTEPKAFKVQHKKIFTRPVSPFSSDRMYNIKSLKENFHVYKSEKEPTQFIQVKLPQVQKPQQKLTNEMPALEQQSFLTSNEDKVGGDKGRESDDSKESSFRQTDTSLAKKLKRRKSLTKDIDIHPGQQNNLTEINQRHMELSLFNRDKNVNSKSVA